A portion of the Scylla paramamosain isolate STU-SP2022 chromosome 2, ASM3559412v1, whole genome shotgun sequence genome contains these proteins:
- the LOC135110148 gene encoding beta-1,4-N-acetylgalactosaminyltransferase bre-4-like: MSPAPAEPPSVPRREGGALCSSCSKARRWKLPLVTIVGLLMAQTLLYYNDNSFYGAHRWSVLQISPLRLRWFSDNSTTQSSAYSLSLGGGDGRNNTHRDSTPPCPPYPPTLKGRVQVNRNPPSLKEQERAHPELTLGGYYQPENCTARHKVAIIIPYRNRASHLTAFVHHMHPFLQRQQLEYAIYVVEQAGDSSFNRGMLLNVGVVEALKQHAFDCLVLHDVDLLPEDDRNLYTCSEPPRHMSSSINTNNYRLLYENSFGGVSAMTPEQYTAINGFSNKFWGWGGEDDDLFNRVRHHGLNVSRYPSEVARYTMLSHKKEKPSPDRYTNLRLGKRRFKKDGLNSVKYQILKTERRRLITLLFVALART; encoded by the exons ATGTCACCGGCCCCAGCAGAGCCGCCCAGTGTACCACGAAGAGAAGGTGGAGCGCTCTGCAGCAGCTGTAGTAAAGCGAGGCGCTGGAAGCTGCCGCTGGTGACCATCGTGGGCCTCCTGATGGCTCAGACATTATTGTACTACAACGACAACTCTTTCTATGGCGCTCATCGCTGGTCCGTCCTGCAAATCTCTCCA TTACGATTAAGATGGTTCAGTGATAATTCTACGACACAATCATCCGCCTACTCGCTCAGCctcggcggcggcgacggcagAAATAACACACACCGCGACAGCACTCCCCCGTGCCCGCCTTACCCCCCTACCCTGA AGGGGCGGGTACAAGTCAACAGGAACCCTCCCAGCCTGAAGGAGCAGGAGCGCGCGCACCCTGAGCTCACTCTCGGAGGATATTACCAGCCTGAGAACTGCACGGCGCGGCACAAGGTGGCCATCATCATCCCTTACCGGAACCGTGCGAGTCACCTGACGGCCTTCGTCCACCACATGCACCCCTTCCTGCAGCGGCAGCAGCTCGAGTACGCCATTTATGTGGTGGAGCAGGCAG GTGACAGCTCTTTCAACCGAGGAATGCTGCTGAATGTGGGCGTCGTGGAAGCTCTCAAGCAGCACGCATTTGACTGCCTGGTGCTCCACGACGTAGACCTTCTGCCAGAAGATGACCGCAACCTTTACACCTGTTCAGAACCTCCTAGACACATGTCTTCCTCGATAAACACCAATAATTACAG ATTACTGTATGAGAACAGTTTTGGAGGCGTGTCTGCCATGACGCCGGAGCAGTACACCGCCATCAACGGGTTCAGTAACAAGTTCTGGGGTTGGGGCGGCGAGGACGACGACTTGTTTAACCGCGTCAGACATCACGGTCTCAACGTGTCTCGCTACCCCAGCGAGGTGGCTCGCTACACCATGCTGTCCCACAAGAAGGAGAAACCCAGCCCTGACAG ATACACAAACCTCCGTCTGGGTAAGCGGAGGTTCAAGAAGGACGGCCTGAACAGCGTCAAGTACCAAATACTGAAGACTGAGCGGAGGCGACTGATTACGTTGCTGTTCGTGGCTCTGGCTCGCACTTGA